The Thermococcus sp. nucleotide sequence GAACTGCGACCGCGTGGCAATCATGATGAACGGAAAGGTACTGATCACGGCGCCTCCGGAGCAAATCATTGAGGAGACCGGTTCGGCGACGCTCGAAGAGGCGGTTCTCAAGCTCACGGGGGTGGTCGGATGAACATGGGTAGAATCATAGCGGTGGCGAAGAGAAGCCTGCTGGAGCTGAGACACGATAGAAGGTTAATGAGCTACGCCCTGATAACTCCCATAGTCCTCATGGTCCTCTTTGGCCTTGCCTTCGGAGGCCACGTTCAGGACGTTAAGGTGGTGGTCGTTAACGGTGACGGGAGCTTCGGCTCCGAGTTCGTCAAGAATCTCAACACGAGCACGTTCTCGGTTTCGCACGCTGGGACTCTGGAGGACGCCTTGAATGAATTGAAGGACGGGAAATGCTGGGCGGTAATCTACTTCCCCAGAGACCCTTCGGAAGGGGTGAAGGTTTATCTTGACAGGAGCAACACCTATATAGTCAATGCCATTGTTTCGGGCATCAACGAAGCACTCATGAAAACCCTTGAGGAGAACGGCCTCAAACTGCCCGTCCGCGTCAAGTATACAGCGGTATACGGAAGTAACGCCAAGTTCATGGACACGTTCCTGCCGGGCGTCATGTCGCTTGCAGTGTTCATAATCTCGATGGTTCTTTCACTCCTCTCGTTCATAGGCGAGAGGAACCTCGGAACGCTCGACAGGGCCCTCGCAAGTCCAATGAGTGAGGGCGAAGTTGCCATTGGATACTCCCTGGCCTCTGGCATCATCGGGACCCTCCAAGTGATCATAATGCTCACCATAGCGGTCTTTGGCTTCAGGGTGAACGTTGAGGGCAGTCTCCTCCTGTCCTTTGTCATCGTGGCAATCCTGGCAATCGTCGGCGTCAACCTCGGCATACTCTTCTCCAACATCTCCCAGAACGAGGCTCAGGCGGTGCAGTTCGTCCCAATGGTAATCGTGCCGACGTTCCTGCTCTCGGGCATCTTCTGGCCGGTGGAGGCGATACCAAAGTACCTTCGTCCCTTCTCGTACATCCTCCCCCCGACGTACGCGGTTGATGCCCTCAGGTCTGTTATGGTTCGCGGCTGGGGCCTGGGCAGGATATGGGGTGACGTTGCAATCTTGCTCGGCTTTGGGACACTCTTCCTCGGCCTGGCGGTGCTCAATATGAAGCGCCGCCGCTGAGCCAAATTTTTTTAAGCTTTAATATCGCAGTTCGATATCGATGTCCGATATGAGATACGGGGATTTTCTCACCCTGCACATACTCCACCACGCGAAAGATGGTGTCACAGGCTCGTTCCTGATGAAAGAACTTGAGAGACACGGTTACAGCATCAGCCCTGGAACCATCTACCCCCTCCTCCACGCCCTTGAAAGGGAAAACCTCCTAAAGAGCCACTGGGAGGTAAGGAACGGACGGCGGATGAGGGTTTATGAGATAACTAAACGAGGCTCAAACCGGCTGGAAGAGGGTAAAGAGAGACTGAAAGAACTCTGCCTTGAAGTGCTGGGGGATAAATGATGGAAACTAAAGGAAAAAGTGAAGCCGGAAGAACGGTCTTCGGGATCAGCTGGAACGTCTTTCTGCTGGGTATCATCAGCTTCCTCAACGACATGAGTAGCGAGATGATAAACCCAATAGTGCCGAGCTATCTGATCAGTGTTCTCAGGGAGGGCCAGATGATCAGTGGCTCGGTGATGGGTGCGATAGAGAGCGTGAGTTCCCTCTTTAAGGTGGCCTTTGGCTACGTGAGCGATAAGTTCCGGAAGCGGAAGGCCTTTGTCTTCGCCGGTTACGCCCTCTCAACCCTCGCCAAAGGGGCCTTAGCTTTCACCCGCTACTGGTGGGACTTTCTCGGCCTGCGGGTTCTAGACCGGGTCGGGAAGGGCATAAGAACCGCTCCGGGGGACGCCCTGATAGCGGAGTCAAGCGAGAAGGGGAAGAGCGGCAAGTCATTTGGATTCCACAGAATGATGGACACGCTCGGTGCGGTGGCAGGCCCACTGGTTACCATTGGTCTCCTAGAGCTGTTGAGGAACCTGCCCCCGGGAAAGGCGTACCGCTACATCTTCGCTCTTTCGGCTATTCCGGGTCTTTTGGCACTTGTGGTGGTTCTCCTGTTCATTAAAGACCGGGGTAGAGAGGTCAAAAAGAGGATCAAAGGAATCTCCACCCTAAGAGACAGGAACCTGCAGCTCTTCCTGACGATCGTTGCCATAGGGGCCCTGGGAAGATACAGCTACGCATTCACCCTCTGGAAGGCTGAGGCACTAGGATACACTGTAATCCAAAGCACCGCGTTCTACGCCCTGTTTAACCTTATATACGCGTTCTCGGCCTACCCAATCGGGGCATGCTCCGACGGCTTTGGAAAGAAGAGAATGATAACCCTCGGCTTTGGAGTAGCGGCACTCGCCGCCCTATCCTTCGCCTACGCCCACAGTTTGCCCGCCCTTCTGGCCGCTTTCGTTCTCTACGGCCTTTATGTGGCTATTGAGGACACGGTTCCCAGAGCCTACATGGCGGACCTGGCGAGGGAATACGAGAAGGGAACTATAATCGGGGCATACCACACGATATTCGGGGTCTTCGTCTTCCCCGCATCAGTGATAGCGGGCTGGCTGTGGCAGAGTTATTCACTCACTCACGCGTTCTTGTTCTCGGCGGCAATGAACCTGATCGCCCTGGCCCTGATGGCAACAATCAGGGAATGATTTGTCAAAATGTCAAATAATTTTCCTACATGTCCATATTATTTGTCGAAAAGACTAAAAACCGAGGGGTACATCCCCTCCGGGGATAATATGAAACGAATTCTGGTACTGGGAACGGGGGGCACGATAGCGAGTGCAAAAACTGAGGCGGGTTACAAGGCCACCCTAAGGGTAGAAAAGGTACTGAAAATGGCGGGAGTGGAGAGACAGGACGGATTCAGGGTTGATGCAAGAGACATCCTGAATCTAGACAGCACCCTCATCCAGCCCGAGGACTGGACCGTTATTGCAAAAGAGGTCTATAACGCCCTTTCCGACTACGATGGAATCGTGATAACACATGGGACAGACACACTTGCGTACACGGCCTCAGCCCTGAGTTTCATGGTTAGAAACGTGAACAAACCCGTTATTCTTACTGGCTCAATGCTCCCCATAACCGAACCCGGAAGCGATGCCCCCCGGAACATTAGGACAGCGATACGCTTTGCCGTTGAGGATGCACCTGGAGTTTACATAGCCTTCATGGACAAGATCATGCTGGGCGTCAGGGCGTCGAAGGTCCATTCCTTTGGGCTGAATGCATTCCAAAGCATCAACTACCCCGATATTGCGTATGTGAAGGGTAATGAAGTTATATACCGGCACCGCCCACCGACGAGGGCCCCCTCGGAGCCTCTGATGGATACCGCCATAGACCCGGATGTGGTGCACGTAAGGCTGACCCCCGGTCTTGACCCTGAGGTCCTGCTGGCAATCTCAGAAAGAGCTCACGGCATAATCATAGAAGGATACGGGGTGGGAGGGATCCCATACCGCGGACGGAACCCGCTGAAAGCCGTTGTTAGGATAGCCAGGGAGAAACCAATTGTAATGACCACCCAAGCCCTTTATGGAGGAGTTGACCTCACCCGCTACGAGGTAGGAAGGAAGGCCCTCAATGCAGGTGTTATCCCCGCCGGAGACATGACGAAGGAAGCCGCCCTGGTCAAGCTCATGTGGGCACTCGGACACACCGAGGATGTGGATGAAGTCAGGAACGTCATGCTGAGGAACTACGTCGAGGAAATAAGTCCCGCCTCAGGACATCTTCAGGAGCGCGATGAACGCAATCGCCAAGAGGATCAGGATCAGGGCTGAGAACAGGGACAGGCCCGCTCGGAGTATCACGGACATCTCCAGTAGGAAGGCCCCGACCAGTGCACCCAGAATCCCCCTCGTGATAATCGAGTCTCTTCTGGCCAAGTATCCCCGGAAGGCAGCCGCCGCCCCGATCAGCACCAGAAACAGGGCCGTGAAGGATAGAATAGAATAAAAGGGCATCACAGCATCACCGGTTCAGGCTCCAAGTTTCTTCAGCTCCTCGGCCCCAAGCATGAGGGGTCTGTCGGCCTCAATAACGTAGCTCAGCTCCCACCGAACTTCACCACGATTCATGGCTCTGGCGAACCGTATGGCAACTTCCCTGGCTTCCTTAACGCTGGAAGCCTCCACAACACGCCTCACGTACCATTTCATATCACTGTAACGAAGCTGGAACTCAGCCATGTACACGGGCATCACCGAAGATAATTTGGGGGAAAGTATAAAAACTCATCTCTCCTCAGCGAGGTAGGCATCCCCCTCTTTAACGGCCTCAAAAACCTTCCCACCTTCCTTTGTGCGGAGCTCAACGAACACTGCACTGGGCTCGTGAGTGATCTCTTCCTCAACTACCCGCTCGCTCATCACCTGGATGAAGGCGTTTCCAAGCCTCTCAAACTCAAAGACGACAGCACCGTCCTCCCAGTGGTATCCCCTGTAAGAAACGCCACCCATCCTAAAAACAACCACAAGTCTGATCTTCATGACCATTTCCTCCAAAATCGCTGTTGGTTAATATTCTCCCGGACGTTTAAAAAGGTTGGGAAGGGTTCAAGTCCCTCGGGCACCCCTCAGTTTAACGACCTGCTTCGCGAACTCCTCAAGAACCTCCTTCCTCATGCCCTCGAAGAACTTTATCGAGCCCGCGTAGCTGTGGCCGCCGCCCTCTATGCCCGCGCTCGGCAGGGCCTCCTGAAGCTTTGGGATTATCTCGTTCAGGTCGAAATTGTAAGCCGCCATCCCGTCGGCGGCTCTCACAACCGCGAAGTCCGGGCCGTAAGCTAAGGTCAGTATCGGCGCGTCCTCGCCGTACTTCTCCTTGAAGTGGTCGTGTATCAGGCCGGAGAGCTTGCCGGGGCTCGGATAGGAGAACTTCGGGGCGAAGAGCTCGATGTCTATCGTGTTGAACCTTATCCCGTTCGGCAGGACGACGCTCTTGACGTGGGGCAGGGAAGCTTTCAAAGCCTTCTCCTGCTTCTCCTTTACTTCAGGATAGATCGCGTTTATCAGCTCCCTGTGTCTCTGGAGGTTGCCCGTGAGGAGGAGAATCTCGTCTATTACGCCGTGACCGTCCATGAACTTCCAGAAGTAGGCCTCGTGGTCTATCACCTCGGCTATCTTCCTGAGGTCCTCCTCGTCGAGGCCCTTGGCCTTCTTCGCTATCTCAAGGTACCCGTAGAACTCCGGGGCCTTGCTCCTGTCGCCGGTTCCAGCTATCGCAGGGAGGTGCTTTATCCT carries:
- a CDS encoding MFS transporter, with protein sequence MMETKGKSEAGRTVFGISWNVFLLGIISFLNDMSSEMINPIVPSYLISVLREGQMISGSVMGAIESVSSLFKVAFGYVSDKFRKRKAFVFAGYALSTLAKGALAFTRYWWDFLGLRVLDRVGKGIRTAPGDALIAESSEKGKSGKSFGFHRMMDTLGAVAGPLVTIGLLELLRNLPPGKAYRYIFALSAIPGLLALVVVLLFIKDRGREVKKRIKGISTLRDRNLQLFLTIVAIGALGRYSYAFTLWKAEALGYTVIQSTAFYALFNLIYAFSAYPIGACSDGFGKKRMITLGFGVAALAALSFAYAHSLPALLAAFVLYGLYVAIEDTVPRAYMADLAREYEKGTIIGAYHTIFGVFVFPASVIAGWLWQSYSLTHAFLFSAAMNLIALALMATIRE
- a CDS encoding asparaginase, which gives rise to MKRILVLGTGGTIASAKTEAGYKATLRVEKVLKMAGVERQDGFRVDARDILNLDSTLIQPEDWTVIAKEVYNALSDYDGIVITHGTDTLAYTASALSFMVRNVNKPVILTGSMLPITEPGSDAPRNIRTAIRFAVEDAPGVYIAFMDKIMLGVRASKVHSFGLNAFQSINYPDIAYVKGNEVIYRHRPPTRAPSEPLMDTAIDPDVVHVRLTPGLDPEVLLAISERAHGIIIEGYGVGGIPYRGRNPLKAVVRIAREKPIVMTTQALYGGVDLTRYEVGRKALNAGVIPAGDMTKEAALVKLMWALGHTEDVDEVRNVMLRNYVEEISPASGHLQERDERNRQEDQDQG
- a CDS encoding ABC transporter permease, yielding MNMGRIIAVAKRSLLELRHDRRLMSYALITPIVLMVLFGLAFGGHVQDVKVVVVNGDGSFGSEFVKNLNTSTFSVSHAGTLEDALNELKDGKCWAVIYFPRDPSEGVKVYLDRSNTYIVNAIVSGINEALMKTLEENGLKLPVRVKYTAVYGSNAKFMDTFLPGVMSLAVFIISMVLSLLSFIGERNLGTLDRALASPMSEGEVAIGYSLASGIIGTLQVIIMLTIAVFGFRVNVEGSLLLSFVIVAILAIVGVNLGILFSNISQNEAQAVQFVPMVIVPTFLLSGIFWPVEAIPKYLRPFSYILPPTYAVDALRSVMVRGWGLGRIWGDVAILLGFGTLFLGLAVLNMKRRR
- a CDS encoding PadR family transcriptional regulator, producing the protein MRYGDFLTLHILHHAKDGVTGSFLMKELERHGYSISPGTIYPLLHALERENLLKSHWEVRNGRRMRVYEITKRGSNRLEEGKERLKELCLEVLGDK